In Candidatus Poribacteria bacterium, one DNA window encodes the following:
- a CDS encoding phytanoyl-CoA dioxygenase family protein: MKLTEHQVNFFNTFGYLAMPSLFSSSEMEWITEEFELTIQEFGGGKNHDGTSRTMFGGPIEHRPRLCTLLDDERVKGLIGGVIGEDFNYAGGDGNYYTGDTGWHPDGGWGRLFACKVTFYLDDLTRDTGCLRVIPGSQNPTHFVRAQKIDPNQSEALYGIPARDFPTSIALETSPGDIVIFNHDTYHASFGGGARRRMFTINCTQHCTTEPDLETLHQYLSVHSAGGYQIDTGAGMFFPTMVDTADENRRIHLQQCSDIHDELFPQYARRS; this comes from the coding sequence ATGAAACTGACAGAACATCAAGTGAATTTTTTCAATACGTTCGGATACCTCGCAATGCCGAGCCTGTTTTCCTCGAGCGAGATGGAATGGATTACAGAAGAATTTGAACTTACGATTCAAGAATTCGGCGGCGGTAAAAACCACGACGGAACAAGTCGGACAATGTTCGGCGGCCCCATTGAGCATCGTCCTCGACTCTGTACCTTGCTTGATGATGAACGGGTCAAAGGACTTATCGGTGGCGTGATTGGTGAGGATTTCAACTACGCGGGTGGTGATGGCAATTATTACACCGGCGACACCGGTTGGCATCCTGACGGAGGTTGGGGAAGACTCTTCGCTTGTAAAGTGACTTTCTACCTTGATGATCTGACGAGAGACACCGGATGTTTACGCGTTATTCCCGGCAGCCAAAACCCAACACATTTCGTCAGAGCACAGAAGATTGATCCGAATCAATCGGAGGCACTCTACGGCATCCCGGCCCGCGACTTTCCAACCAGCATCGCCTTGGAAACCTCTCCCGGTGATATCGTGATTTTCAATCACGATACCTATCACGCATCGTTTGGCGGTGGTGCCCGACGACGGATGTTCACGATAAATTGCACGCAACATTGCACAACCGAACCGGATTTGGAGACGTTGCATCAATATCTGAGTGTCCACTCAGCAGGCGGGTACCAAATTGACACCGGCGCGGGGATGTTTTTCCCAACGATGGTTGACACTGCAGATGAAAACCGAAGAATCCATCTCCAACAATGTAGCGACATCCATGACGAACTGTTCCCACAATATGCGCGACGCTCTTAG
- a CDS encoding phytanoyl-CoA dioxygenase family protein has translation MLQEQSNLWAKSYINDGYLMLPDLITSEECDALKAEMLKIFRGDYPCDAIPPIPETASELEVLDRIMCVGEPHVFSPLVRRYIEHPKICEVLRVIVGAHIPFWDGGVKCMQSMMLSKVPGHTGNPWHQDEHPIPTRDRSLVGAWITLDDATIENGCIWVLPNSHHSGVIYDRFPHDKRHEFDSCHEAAGFDDTDEIPIEMSAGSVLFFNGYLLHRSKKNRSNAYRRILVSHYCSTASWLGWKGQRNYRGVVTVTGEDPYIDEGYVTPNVWARWE, from the coding sequence ATGCTTCAAGAACAATCTAATCTTTGGGCAAAATCATATATCAACGATGGATATTTAATGCTTCCAGATCTTATTACATCAGAAGAATGCGACGCGTTAAAAGCAGAAATGCTGAAAATCTTTCGTGGTGATTACCCATGCGATGCAATTCCACCGATACCAGAAACAGCGAGCGAACTGGAAGTATTAGATAGAATCATGTGCGTCGGCGAACCGCACGTCTTTAGTCCCCTCGTCCGGCGTTACATTGAACATCCAAAAATCTGTGAAGTGCTTCGAGTCATTGTCGGCGCGCACATTCCGTTTTGGGATGGCGGTGTAAAATGCATGCAGTCGATGATGCTAAGCAAGGTACCCGGACATACTGGGAACCCGTGGCATCAAGATGAACACCCGATTCCGACGCGCGATCGATCACTTGTTGGTGCGTGGATAACTTTAGACGATGCAACAATTGAAAATGGTTGCATCTGGGTGCTGCCGAATAGCCATCACTCAGGGGTCATCTATGACCGTTTTCCACACGACAAACGCCACGAATTTGATAGTTGTCACGAAGCCGCAGGCTTTGATGATACTGACGAAATTCCGATTGAAATGTCAGCCGGTAGTGTCCTGTTTTTCAACGGCTACCTTTTACATCGCTCCAAAAAGAATCGTAGCAATGCCTACCGGCGTATCCTTGTGAGCCACTATTGCTCAACAGCATCATGGTTAGGCTGGAAAGGACAGCGGAACTATCGCGGGGTTGTCACTGTCACTGGTGAAGATCCGTATATTGACGAAGGATATGTCACGCCAAATGTCTGGGCGCGATGGGAGTAG
- the sppA gene encoding signal peptide peptidase SppA produces MRSTFIGTPSYNKSLGYVRKAVISAAFIYGMSTLYAAASPSKVRTHLPSSSIAMSDDALATFFNPSGLGTGRGLNLYYLRTYQSDWAGDDAFFLAVPGAGFGMEFVTADADTDFTRYTFSGGYHLGKALYWGTSYSWMNSDDKGYDAFRSISLGLMYRRRYFSIGATARDLNRPKLLGEKIGRTYDFGLALRPGTWRTTLSIDMQKTQGVEDLAFRYALEIRPIREFMLRGTLNNDLSFDVRFGINIGNWGVGTGNAFDKNRDPQAGVGYFHFSNAIKTKPIPRRHMFLDLPMQSLKDVLPIAKWDEDIAGILVRINGSNCGIAQLQEMSDAILDFRESGRVVLCYLTNCSTGDYIVASMCDGILMNPAAEVRLIGLRTERSFYKGALDMLGIRADLERSGKYKSMTEPFTRKEMSEAHREIQNIILNDLYEQLVETIADGRGWTHENVKKRIDEGPYTARQALTTELVDRLVYEDELFDVVTELTGTRTDLVTLNDYASRGLYTQDWQEPQPKVAIVEAKGLMLTGDSFVDPLLGTQVMGADTIARIIKDIKDDNDVKAVVLRIDSGGGLITAADTIWRELVLLTEVKPLVVSMGDVAASGGYYIAAPANTIVAEPGTITGSIGVVSGKYSFKGLYEKLGIDKEIIKRGEHADFYSDYGDYPPAEQAIVQKQVQEIYEDFIKKVALGRTKLTVEDVDRLGQGRIWSGRQAKENGLVDELGGLSLALAIARQHAGLGERSFEIIRFPKRKWLSQIFGNLLLPFTTLSHTGLGNGGIADAGVETESPLWFITRYAGLNTTARLLNIIKKHRLFLLMPYHISVGN; encoded by the coding sequence ATGAGAAGCACATTTATTGGTACGCCTTCATATAACAAGTCCTTAGGGTACGTCAGGAAGGCTGTTATCTCGGCAGCGTTCATCTACGGGATGAGCACGCTTTACGCTGCCGCCTCACCATCCAAAGTTCGCACGCACTTGCCTTCGAGTTCCATCGCTATGAGCGATGATGCCTTAGCCACCTTCTTTAATCCTTCAGGTCTCGGTACAGGTCGTGGTTTAAACCTATACTATCTCCGAACATATCAGAGCGATTGGGCAGGCGATGACGCTTTTTTCCTCGCTGTCCCCGGAGCAGGCTTCGGCATGGAATTTGTTACTGCTGACGCAGACACAGATTTCACTCGCTATACATTTTCTGGCGGATACCACTTGGGCAAGGCACTCTACTGGGGCACAAGTTACAGTTGGATGAATTCGGACGATAAAGGTTATGACGCATTCCGATCTATCTCCCTCGGTTTGATGTACCGGCGACGTTACTTTTCAATCGGGGCAACCGCGCGCGATCTTAACAGACCTAAATTGCTTGGAGAAAAAATTGGGCGCACCTACGACTTCGGATTAGCACTTCGCCCAGGAACATGGCGGACAACACTCTCCATTGACATGCAGAAGACGCAAGGTGTAGAGGATTTAGCATTTCGATATGCTTTAGAAATTCGTCCTATCCGTGAATTCATGCTTCGCGGGACTCTAAACAACGACCTAAGTTTTGATGTCCGTTTCGGTATAAATATCGGAAATTGGGGGGTCGGCACAGGAAACGCCTTCGACAAAAATCGAGACCCACAAGCCGGGGTCGGCTATTTCCATTTCTCCAATGCTATTAAAACGAAACCTATACCCCGTCGCCATATGTTCCTTGACCTACCGATGCAATCTCTCAAAGATGTCCTCCCGATAGCCAAATGGGACGAAGATATTGCTGGGATTCTCGTTCGTATCAACGGAAGCAATTGTGGCATTGCACAACTCCAAGAGATGTCAGACGCTATCTTGGACTTCAGGGAATCTGGGCGTGTTGTACTTTGTTACCTCACTAATTGCTCCACCGGCGACTACATCGTCGCATCTATGTGCGACGGCATCTTGATGAACCCTGCCGCTGAAGTACGATTGATCGGTTTGCGAACAGAACGTTCTTTTTACAAAGGCGCGTTGGACATGCTCGGTATCAGAGCCGACCTTGAACGTAGCGGTAAGTATAAATCAATGACCGAGCCATTCACGCGCAAAGAGATGTCGGAAGCACACCGTGAAATCCAGAATATTATTCTTAATGATCTTTATGAACAACTCGTAGAGACAATCGCAGATGGGCGCGGATGGACACACGAAAACGTCAAGAAACGAATTGACGAGGGACCCTACACAGCACGTCAGGCACTCACTACTGAACTCGTAGACCGGCTTGTCTATGAAGACGAGCTCTTTGATGTTGTGACTGAACTCACGGGTACCCGCACCGATTTGGTGACATTAAATGACTACGCAAGTCGTGGGTTGTACACGCAGGACTGGCAAGAACCACAGCCGAAAGTTGCGATCGTTGAGGCGAAGGGATTGATGTTAACAGGCGATAGCTTTGTTGATCCACTTTTGGGGACACAAGTGATGGGCGCAGATACAATCGCACGTATTATCAAAGATATAAAAGACGACAATGATGTCAAAGCAGTCGTCCTGCGGATTGATAGCGGCGGTGGGCTTATTACGGCAGCCGATACGATATGGCGTGAATTGGTACTACTGACCGAGGTCAAACCTCTCGTGGTGTCAATGGGTGATGTCGCGGCATCGGGCGGCTATTATATAGCAGCCCCCGCAAATACTATCGTCGCCGAACCCGGAACAATTACCGGTTCTATCGGCGTTGTCAGCGGTAAGTATAGTTTCAAAGGGCTATATGAAAAACTCGGCATCGACAAGGAAATCATCAAACGCGGTGAACACGCCGATTTTTACTCAGACTATGGAGACTATCCACCGGCAGAACAAGCAATCGTGCAGAAACAGGTACAGGAAATTTACGAAGACTTCATCAAAAAGGTGGCACTTGGAAGAACGAAGTTAACCGTAGAAGATGTTGACAGACTCGGACAGGGACGTATCTGGTCGGGTAGACAAGCAAAGGAAAACGGGCTTGTGGACGAATTAGGCGGCTTAAGTCTGGCACTCGCAATCGCGCGACAACACGCAGGATTAGGAGAAAGGTCGTTTGAAATAATCCGATTCCCAAAAAGGAAATGGTTGTCACAAATATTCGGGAATCTACTATTGCCATTTACGACACTATCTCACACCGGACTTGGAAACGGAGGCATAGCGGACGCGGGGGTGGAAACCGAATCTCCGCTATGGTTTATTACCCGTTACGCAGGTTTGAACACTACCGCGAGACTTTTAAACATAATCAAAAAACATAGGCTTTTTCTCCTGATGCCTTATCACATAAGTGTGGGTAATTAG
- a CDS encoding protein-L-isoaspartate(D-aspartate) O-methyltransferase — protein MLFAKNHSTLRRKMVQNQIEARGIHDPQILDVMRRVERHLFVKPQYHNVAYKDGPLPIDCDQTISQPYIVALMTDLLELTPTSKVLEIGTGCGYQTAILAELAKEVYSVEIVPMLAKNAKTRLEGLDYRNVHFKKGNGHYGWQEYAPYDAVLVAAAPQDVPERLVQQLAMGGRMVIPVGDSEQNLLLIRKGFQTGNNATPSIQTSEVTPVSFVPMTGGPK, from the coding sequence ATGCTGTTCGCTAAAAACCATTCAACACTGCGCCGCAAAATGGTCCAAAACCAAATCGAAGCGCGGGGTATCCATGACCCTCAAATACTTGATGTCATGCGAAGGGTAGAAAGACATCTCTTTGTAAAACCTCAATACCACAATGTCGCATATAAGGATGGACCGCTACCAATCGACTGCGACCAAACAATCTCACAACCCTATATCGTCGCACTGATGACAGACTTGCTCGAGCTCACGCCAACGTCAAAAGTGCTTGAAATCGGCACCGGATGTGGCTATCAAACGGCGATACTTGCTGAACTGGCGAAAGAAGTTTATTCCGTTGAGATTGTACCGATGCTTGCCAAAAATGCGAAAACACGATTGGAGGGACTCGACTATCGGAATGTCCATTTCAAAAAAGGGAATGGACATTATGGATGGCAAGAATACGCACCTTACGACGCTGTACTTGTAGCCGCAGCACCTCAGGACGTGCCGGAGCGGCTCGTTCAGCAACTCGCAATGGGCGGTAGAATGGTGATTCCGGTCGGCGATTCTGAGCAAAATCTGCTTTTAATTCGGAAAGGTTTTCAAACTGGAAATAACGCAACGCCGTCTATTCAGACAAGCGAAGTCACTCCTGTCAGCTTTGTACCAATGACAGGTGGACCGAAGTGA
- a CDS encoding alpha-glucuronidase family glycosyl hydrolase: MSIKTRCLMSLNTARYKKGFRTLIVVFCFLISAVQAKSNEIPIAVSGEPRATLQIGANASEQEQFAAEEIQTFIQRFTGAKLDIRTNRQQTETPTAIVLGTPKSNPTIAGLQANIELSLGKELGDEGYRIKTVEVGTEIVIVVTAHTERGVVYGAYAFIEKCITALTGLTPVHPEVPVTRAQVLLVPFINETSAPFYPVRAVLEVESPDWLARHRINMSGGEGVWTGTGIEDGFGTAFKYVDTPAFEALQDEPITQRRDRIATLRDRFNALKRRGIDAYLFMYVTGEPTEALIRERPDVLGPEVFYGASRNEVSYRPFCWSKPEFHTLAKELIQAIVHTYPALAGFHLRSWGHETRACDCPDCGDRTEQGQAKLWEVYFTIIDAAREIRPDFKFYVSGYDSSWLKDAEGVYARRLPKGTIFSRKWGADGEPVADAGVPIQQIRALGEIGHRFIVLSHEVEEVMPFWMLESDLFVEGVRRLANDPEVIGLGGFTVQGATQGLGYLDRLVSARLNWEVELDYFQLLLNELIARYGAEAAPRILNALRVNGWNMANYFSDYAGSLTVGGTYGSGSAGLATRFWTLIGPRAVEDTLAIPEFKIAKFASNRFTALLAPQQQSANEMRAASEIAKPFDLEATEDLSDAIHLMELWVLLFESRTKLIEAITLGYQLGTAEAIRAKLISATEFSKSIQPHIKGIKEFIPLFGYSHQTIEAELLNTLNAEAAWLTNFDYQTLQKHDTDFSPEDTSLQVWDIHNYPNPLKRETTFTYRLSLDADEVSITIYTTSGRRVTVLKEASANEGYNEHLWDGRNDDGVLLANGVYFYRIRAVIGEQTAQLLGRLAVLR, translated from the coding sequence ATGTCCATTAAAACGCGATGCCTGATGTCTCTAAACACGGCACGATATAAGAAAGGTTTCCGGACGCTTATTGTTGTATTTTGCTTTCTGATCTCTGCTGTGCAAGCAAAAAGTAATGAAATTCCGATCGCGGTATCCGGTGAACCGAGGGCGACACTTCAAATTGGCGCGAATGCCTCGGAGCAAGAACAATTTGCCGCCGAGGAAATCCAAACCTTTATCCAGCGATTCACAGGGGCTAAACTTGACATCCGCACCAATCGACAACAGACAGAAACCCCAACAGCGATCGTGTTAGGCACCCCCAAATCAAATCCCACGATTGCAGGACTACAAGCGAACATAGAACTTTCGCTTGGAAAAGAACTCGGAGACGAAGGCTATCGGATTAAAACAGTTGAAGTCGGCACTGAGATTGTTATTGTTGTGACAGCACATACCGAAAGAGGCGTTGTCTACGGCGCGTACGCCTTTATCGAAAAATGTATTACGGCGTTAACCGGATTAACACCGGTGCATCCAGAGGTGCCAGTTACCAGAGCGCAGGTACTACTCGTGCCGTTCATAAACGAGACATCGGCTCCGTTTTACCCCGTGCGCGCCGTGCTGGAGGTAGAAAGTCCAGATTGGCTCGCACGCCACCGTATCAATATGAGTGGCGGCGAGGGGGTTTGGACAGGCACAGGAATCGAAGATGGGTTCGGAACCGCTTTCAAATATGTCGATACACCGGCGTTTGAAGCACTACAAGACGAACCGATAACCCAGCGACGGGACCGCATCGCAACGCTACGAGATCGGTTCAATGCCCTCAAACGGCGCGGGATTGATGCTTACCTCTTTATGTATGTGACCGGCGAACCGACTGAGGCACTGATTCGAGAGCGGCCGGACGTTTTGGGACCAGAAGTATTTTACGGGGCATCTCGGAACGAAGTATCTTACCGACCATTCTGCTGGTCCAAACCGGAATTCCACACGCTCGCAAAAGAACTGATTCAGGCGATTGTACACACTTATCCAGCACTTGCCGGTTTTCACCTCAGGTCATGGGGACACGAGACGCGCGCATGCGATTGCCCGGATTGCGGTGATAGAACAGAACAGGGACAAGCGAAACTCTGGGAAGTCTACTTTACAATTATTGATGCCGCGCGGGAGATACGTCCAGATTTCAAATTCTATGTCTCCGGGTATGACAGCAGCTGGCTTAAGGATGCTGAAGGTGTCTATGCACGCCGGTTGCCGAAAGGTACGATTTTCTCGCGAAAGTGGGGCGCAGATGGCGAACCGGTCGCAGATGCCGGAGTGCCTATCCAACAAATTAGGGCACTTGGTGAAATTGGGCATCGCTTCATAGTCTTGTCGCACGAAGTGGAAGAGGTAATGCCCTTCTGGATGCTGGAGAGTGATCTGTTCGTAGAAGGTGTCCGGCGACTCGCCAATGATCCTGAAGTCATCGGTTTAGGTGGTTTCACTGTCCAAGGGGCAACACAGGGGTTGGGATACCTCGATAGACTCGTCAGTGCACGCCTCAATTGGGAGGTCGAACTCGACTATTTTCAGTTACTTCTTAATGAATTGATAGCCCGATACGGTGCTGAAGCCGCCCCACGTATTCTGAATGCGCTACGCGTAAACGGATGGAACATGGCGAATTATTTTTCCGATTACGCTGGATCCTTAACCGTAGGCGGCACCTACGGGAGCGGCTCTGCTGGACTCGCGACACGGTTCTGGACGCTGATCGGACCACGGGCGGTAGAGGATACATTGGCTATCCCCGAATTTAAGATCGCCAAATTTGCCTCGAACCGGTTTACCGCACTTTTGGCACCACAACAGCAATCCGCAAATGAGATGAGGGCGGCAAGTGAGATCGCGAAACCCTTTGATCTTGAGGCAACTGAAGATTTAAGCGACGCAATTCACTTGATGGAGTTGTGGGTATTGTTATTTGAAAGCCGTACCAAATTAATAGAAGCGATAACACTCGGCTACCAACTCGGAACGGCAGAGGCAATCCGTGCCAAACTTATAAGTGCCACTGAATTCTCAAAATCCATACAACCGCACATTAAAGGAATTAAGGAATTTATTCCACTATTTGGGTATTCACATCAGACGATTGAAGCGGAGTTGTTGAACACCTTAAATGCAGAAGCCGCTTGGTTAACAAATTTCGATTATCAGACGCTTCAGAAACATGATACGGACTTCTCGCCAGAGGATACCTCTCTTCAAGTTTGGGACATTCATAACTATCCAAATCCCCTGAAGCGAGAAACGACATTTACCTATCGTTTGTCGCTGGATGCAGATGAAGTCTCTATCACAATTTATACAACATCTGGGCGGAGAGTAACGGTCTTGAAAGAGGCTTCAGCAAACGAAGGCTACAACGAACATCTGTGGGACGGACGAAATGATGACGGCGTGTTACTTGCCAACGGGGTCTACTTTTACAGGATACGTGCTGTCATCGGAGAACAAACCGCGCAACTGCTCGGACGCTTGGCAGTATTACGGTGA